One Companilactobacillus farciminis KCTC 3681 = DSM 20184 genomic window, GACACCTTTTGTCTTTTGATAAGCATCGTTTCCCTTAGCAGCCAAAACAACAATATCATCGCCAGAACTATGTTCGATCATATCTTTAATAGCGCTAGGACGATCCAAGATTGTCTTAACTTTGACCTTAGTATGGTCGATTTTTTCATCGATTTCTTTACAAATGGCGGCTGGATCCTCAAATCCAGGGTCATCTGTCGTTAAAATTGCTTCATCAGCTGATTCAGTTAAAACTTGTGCAAAGCCAGCTCTTCTAGAAACTCCTTTATCACCAGGGCTTCCAACAACGACTTTAATTGCTGAACCAGGATACTCACGTTTTAAGAAGCTCAACAGAGCATTCATACTAGCGTAGTTGTGTGCATAATCTACAAAGATGGTCCCGTGAGACTTGGTATTAATGTGCTCCATTCTCCCCGGGACGAATGCTTTTTTTAGACTATCGGCGATCACCTCATTGTCAACGCCAATAATTTTTGCAGCCGTAATAGCAGCTCCTGCATTCAATTCGTTGAAATCACCAACAAGTCCTAGTTGATAAGTATATTCACCATGTTCTTGCAAGTCTTCAGCTTTGTCGCTTTCGGCAGTATAAGTGAAAACTGAATCATTCAAATTGGACTCTTTGTTGCGAATACTGAAGTCAGTGTCGCCAACTTCATTTTTAGCAAAGCGATAAATATCTTTGTCGTCACTAGTTTGTTTAGCAGCCGCATAAACTGTATCGTAGTCGTTTGTTTGACGATTAATAATATTTACCTTGGAGTTGATCATCAATTGCTTCTTGCAATTCAAATAATCAGCGTAAGTTGGATGTTCATTAGGTCCGATATGGTCGGGAGTGATATTCAAAAATCCACCGATATCGAATTTCAATCCATAAACTCGATTCTTCTTATATGCTTGAGACGATACTTCCATAACCAGGTATTTAATACCGTTGTCAACACAAGTTCTCATGTCATGGAAAAGATCCAATGATTCTGGTGTCGTTAAATCTGACTTGAATTCATCTTTTGGATCTGGTCCCACGATACGGTCAACGGTTGAGAATAGACCAACTTGCTTAGGATAAGCATTCTTCAAAATATCATATGTAAAGTATGATGTTGTTGTCTTACCTTTAGTTCCTGTGAAGGCAACGATAAAGAGATCATTT contains:
- a CDS encoding UDP-N-acetylmuramoyl-L-alanyl-D-glutamate--2,6-diaminopimelate ligase; amino-acid sequence: MSLKISKAIEILKKHDLLVSSSVSDDNLEVTNISYNSKEDQTNGIFFCKGNNFKAEYLDQAIKNGAKIYVSEKEYSKDIDRLIVKSASKALALLSSEYFGNPQNDLFIVAFTGTKGKTTTSYFTYDILKNAYPKQVGLFSTVDRIVGPDPKDEFKSDLTTPESLDLFHDMRTCVDNGIKYLVMEVSSQAYKKNRVYGLKFDIGGFLNITPDHIGPNEHPTYADYLNCKKQLMINSKVNIINRQTNDYDTVYAAAKQTSDDKDIYRFAKNEVGDTDFSIRNKESNLNDSVFTYTAESDKAEDLQEHGEYTYQLGLVGDFNELNAGAAITAAKIIGVDNEVIADSLKKAFVPGRMEHINTKSHGTIFVDYAHNYASMNALLSFLKREYPGSAIKVVVGSPGDKGVSRRAGFAQVLTESADEAILTTDDPGFEDPAAICKEIDEKIDHTKVKVKTILDRPSAIKDMIEHSSGDDIVVLAAKGNDAYQKTKGVDVPYPSDPVVAKKILKDIEG